From a single Mycolicibacterium moriokaense genomic region:
- a CDS encoding MBL fold metallo-hydrolase: MLVTGFPAGMLACNCYVLARRAGADAIIVDPGQRAMGPLQRILDDNHLTPAAVLLTHGHVDHIWSAQKVADMYGCPAYIHPEDRFMLTNPIKDFGPKLAQIAFGALFREPKQVIELDKDGDKVELGGITVTVDHTPGHTRGSVVFRVSEGPEEVVFTGDTLFRQSVGRTDLPGGSGRDLLGSIVTKLLVLDDDTVVLPGHGEKSTIGHERRTNPFLEGLY; this comes from the coding sequence GTGTTGGTCACCGGATTCCCGGCTGGCATGTTGGCGTGCAACTGCTACGTGCTGGCCCGGCGCGCAGGAGCGGACGCGATCATCGTCGATCCGGGCCAGCGGGCGATGGGGCCGCTGCAGCGGATTCTGGACGACAACCACCTGACCCCCGCGGCCGTCCTACTCACCCACGGACACGTCGACCACATCTGGTCGGCGCAGAAGGTGGCTGACATGTACGGCTGCCCGGCCTACATCCACCCCGAAGACCGGTTCATGCTGACCAACCCGATCAAGGACTTCGGGCCGAAACTCGCGCAGATCGCGTTCGGCGCGCTGTTCCGCGAGCCCAAGCAGGTGATCGAGCTCGACAAGGACGGCGACAAGGTCGAGCTGGGCGGCATCACCGTCACGGTCGACCACACCCCGGGGCATACGCGCGGCTCGGTCGTGTTCCGCGTATCCGAGGGCCCCGAAGAGGTGGTTTTCACCGGCGATACCCTGTTCCGGCAGTCCGTCGGGCGCACCGATCTGCCCGGCGGCAGCGGCCGTGACCTCCTCGGCTCGATCGTCACAAAACTATTGGTTCTCGACGACGACACCGTGGTACTACCTGGGCACGGCGAGAAGTCCACAATCGGACACGAACGCCGCACCAACCCGTTTCTCGAAGGCTTGTACTAG
- a CDS encoding RelA/SpoT family protein, producing the protein MAEDPGTGQAVQSPPDPKASETQPLELPKSDSKSDSKTESAKTGTSASRRVRARLARRMTSQRSAINPVLEPLVAVHKQFYPKANLALLQRAYEVAEERHADQLRRSGDPYITHPLAVANILAELEMDTTTLIAALLHDTVEDTGYTLEALTEEFGAEVGHLVDGVTKLDKVALGTAAEGETIRKMILAMARDPRVLVIKVADRLHNMRTMRFLPPEKQAAKSRETLEVIAPLAHRLGMATVKWELEDLSFAILHPKKYEEIVRLVADRAPSRDIYLAKVRAEITATLNASKINAVVEGRPKHYWSIYQKMIVKGRDFDDIHDLVGVRILCDEVRDCYAAVGVVHSLWQPIAGRFKDYIAQPRFGVYQSLHTTVVGPEGKPLEVQIRTMDMHKTAEYGIAAHWRYKEAKGRNGLPASYAAAEIDDMAWMRQLLDWQREAADPGEFLESLRYDLAVQEIFVFTPKGDLITLPAGSTPVDFAYAVHTEVGHRCIGSRVNGRLVALERKLENGDQVEVFTSKAPNAGPSRDWQTFVVSPRAKAKIRQWFAKERREEALEAGKDAIAREVRRAGIPVQRLLNAEQVATLARDLRYADVSALYTAVGEGHVSARHVVQRLVAQLGGDEDATDEIAERSTPSTMPVRQRSNDDVGVAVPGAPGVLTKLAKCCTPVPGDVIMGFVTRGGGVSVHRTDCTNAASLKEQSERIIDVEWAPSPSSVFLVAIQVEALDRHRLLSDVTRVLADEKVNILSASVTTSDDRVAISRFTFEMGDPKHLGHLLNVVRNVEGVYDVYRVTSAA; encoded by the coding sequence ATGGCTGAGGACCCCGGTACGGGACAGGCTGTGCAGTCGCCGCCCGACCCGAAGGCGTCGGAAACGCAGCCGCTGGAACTGCCCAAGTCCGATTCGAAGAGTGATTCCAAGACGGAGTCCGCGAAGACGGGGACCAGCGCATCCCGACGGGTGCGCGCCCGGCTCGCCCGCCGGATGACCTCACAGCGCAGCGCCATCAACCCGGTGCTGGAGCCGCTGGTCGCGGTCCACAAGCAGTTCTATCCCAAGGCCAACCTGGCGCTGCTGCAGCGAGCGTACGAGGTGGCCGAGGAGCGTCACGCCGATCAGTTGCGCCGCTCCGGTGACCCGTACATCACCCACCCGTTGGCCGTCGCCAACATCCTGGCCGAACTCGAGATGGACACCACGACGCTGATCGCGGCGTTGCTGCACGACACCGTCGAGGACACCGGCTACACGCTGGAGGCGCTGACCGAGGAGTTCGGCGCGGAGGTCGGCCATCTCGTCGACGGCGTCACCAAGCTGGACAAGGTCGCACTGGGCACCGCGGCCGAGGGCGAGACCATCCGCAAGATGATCCTCGCGATGGCCCGCGATCCCCGCGTGCTGGTGATCAAGGTCGCCGACCGGTTGCACAACATGCGGACCATGCGCTTCCTGCCGCCGGAGAAGCAGGCGGCGAAGTCCCGCGAGACCCTGGAAGTGATTGCGCCGCTTGCCCATCGGCTCGGCATGGCCACCGTCAAGTGGGAACTCGAGGATCTGTCGTTCGCCATCCTGCATCCGAAGAAGTACGAAGAGATCGTGCGACTGGTGGCCGACCGGGCGCCGTCGCGCGACATCTATCTGGCGAAGGTGCGCGCCGAGATCACGGCGACCCTCAACGCCTCGAAGATCAACGCGGTGGTGGAGGGCCGGCCCAAGCACTACTGGTCGATCTACCAGAAGATGATCGTCAAGGGCCGCGACTTCGACGACATCCACGACCTCGTCGGCGTGCGCATCCTCTGCGACGAGGTCCGCGACTGCTATGCCGCCGTCGGCGTGGTGCACTCGCTGTGGCAGCCGATCGCCGGACGGTTCAAGGACTACATCGCCCAGCCCCGGTTCGGCGTGTACCAGTCGCTGCACACCACCGTCGTCGGCCCCGAGGGCAAGCCGCTGGAGGTGCAGATCCGCACCATGGACATGCACAAGACCGCCGAGTACGGCATCGCCGCGCACTGGCGCTACAAGGAAGCCAAGGGCCGCAACGGACTTCCGGCCAGCTACGCCGCCGCCGAGATCGACGACATGGCTTGGATGCGCCAACTGCTCGACTGGCAGCGGGAGGCCGCCGATCCCGGCGAATTCCTCGAGTCGCTGCGCTACGACCTGGCGGTCCAGGAGATCTTCGTGTTCACCCCGAAGGGCGATCTGATCACGCTGCCCGCCGGCTCCACGCCGGTCGACTTCGCCTATGCCGTGCACACCGAGGTCGGGCACCGCTGCATCGGCTCACGCGTCAACGGCCGACTGGTGGCGTTGGAGCGCAAGCTCGAAAACGGCGACCAGGTCGAGGTGTTCACGTCCAAGGCACCCAACGCCGGGCCGTCCCGCGACTGGCAGACGTTCGTGGTTTCGCCTCGCGCGAAGGCGAAGATCCGGCAATGGTTCGCCAAGGAGCGCCGCGAAGAGGCGCTGGAGGCGGGCAAGGACGCGATCGCCCGCGAAGTGCGTCGTGCGGGAATCCCGGTGCAGCGGTTGCTCAATGCCGAGCAGGTGGCGACGCTGGCCCGGGATCTGCGGTACGCGGACGTCTCCGCGCTCTACACCGCTGTCGGGGAAGGCCACGTGTCGGCTCGGCACGTGGTGCAGCGGCTGGTCGCCCAACTCGGCGGCGACGAGGATGCCACCGACGAGATCGCCGAGCGCTCCACACCGTCCACCATGCCGGTGCGCCAGCGCAGCAACGACGACGTCGGTGTGGCGGTGCCGGGCGCGCCCGGCGTGCTGACCAAGCTCGCCAAGTGCTGCACCCCGGTGCCCGGCGACGTCATCATGGGCTTCGTCACCCGCGGCGGCGGCGTCAGCGTGCACCGCACCGACTGCACCAACGCGGCCTCGCTGAAGGAGCAGTCGGAACGGATCATCGACGTGGAATGGGCGCCGTCGCCGTCGTCGGTGTTCCTGGTCGCCATCCAGGTGGAGGCGCTCGACCGGCACCGGTTGCTGTCGGACGTCACCCGCGTGCTGGCCGACGAGAAGGTCAACATCCTGTCCGCGTCGGTGACCACCTCCGACGACCGGGTGGCGATCAGCCGGTTCACGTTCGAAATGGGTGATCCGAAGCATCTGGGACACCTGCTCAACGTCGTGCGCAATGTGGAGGGCGTGTACGACGTCTACCGCGTGACATCGGCCGCCTGA
- a CDS encoding sensor domain-containing diguanylate cyclase, whose protein sequence is MSVDQTVTLPPHNRDKMRTARAKDYFRAVVDVLPTGLVVFDRDGHIECVNPAAQRILGVAADDLMHGHGAGSISRSMFDADGRGIGGDRWAMAHRVRTIRQAVGRVVGVDRPDGKRVWLSTSWSLMDPVDVNDSPLLVSFTDITAEFAASQRFAHQAQHDALTGLPNRVGVLSKVNEALQASDESALAAILFIDLDNFKGINDTLGHEAGDTALKIVAGRLRRAVRPDDVVGRLGGDEFVAVLRGSITTSDIDRLSERIHALLSEAVTIGDTTMRLGASVGITEVAPDDDRDAAELLRVADHAMYSAKKSGRGCTRRLTGQAA, encoded by the coding sequence ATGTCCGTTGACCAAACTGTGACACTCCCGCCGCACAACCGAGACAAGATGCGGACGGCGCGGGCCAAGGACTACTTCCGGGCCGTCGTCGACGTCCTCCCCACCGGCCTGGTCGTATTCGACCGCGACGGCCACATCGAATGCGTCAACCCGGCGGCCCAGCGCATCCTCGGCGTTGCGGCCGACGACCTGATGCACGGGCACGGTGCAGGCAGCATCAGCCGCAGCATGTTCGACGCCGACGGCCGCGGCATCGGTGGCGACCGCTGGGCGATGGCGCACCGCGTGCGCACCATCCGTCAGGCTGTCGGCCGGGTCGTCGGCGTCGACCGCCCGGACGGCAAGCGAGTGTGGCTGTCCACCAGCTGGTCGCTGATGGACCCGGTCGATGTCAACGACTCCCCGCTGCTGGTGTCGTTCACGGACATCACGGCCGAGTTCGCGGCCAGCCAGCGGTTCGCCCATCAAGCGCAGCACGACGCGCTCACCGGACTGCCGAACCGGGTGGGGGTCCTCTCAAAGGTGAACGAGGCGCTGCAGGCCTCTGACGAAAGCGCCTTGGCGGCAATCCTGTTCATCGATCTCGACAACTTCAAGGGCATCAACGACACCCTCGGCCACGAAGCGGGCGACACCGCGCTGAAGATCGTCGCCGGTCGGCTGCGGCGCGCCGTGCGTCCCGACGACGTGGTGGGCCGGCTCGGGGGCGACGAGTTCGTCGCCGTGCTGCGCGGGTCCATCACCACCTCGGACATCGACCGGCTCAGCGAACGGATCCATGCGCTGCTGTCGGAAGCGGTGACCATCGGCGACACCACGATGCGCCTGGGAGCCAGCGTCGGTATCACCGAGGTCGCGCCCGACGACGACCGCGATGCGGCCGAGCTGCTGCGCGTCGCAGACCATGCGATGTACAGCGCCAAGAAATCGGGCCGGGGTTGCACCCGCCGTCTGACCGGACAGGCCGCCTGA
- a CDS encoding ABC transporter substrate-binding protein → MITAWTRRAGALAAALVVGAAGLSACSRGPADSIDFAVDGLLTTYNTNTVAGAASGGPQAFARVLTGFNYHGPDGQIVGDHDFGQISVVGRAPLILDYEINANAVYSDGKPITCDDMVLAWAAQSGRFPVFDAASRAGYVDIASVDCTPGQKKARVSFAQDRAFVDYGQLFDATSMMPSHVIADALGLGDGGVATAIANNDGPTVERIAQLWNTTWTLKPDLDLKKFPSSGPYKLDSVTPDGAVVLVANDKWWGAPPVTARVTVWPRGADIQDRINQGAYDVVDIAAGSSGTLNLPDNYVRTDSPSAGIEQLIFASAGPMSQTPERRALAQCTPRDVIARNASVPIANSRLNPVSEDAYSAAESAAEGRQFSVANPDAARAAINGRPLTVRIGYQSPNARLAATVGAIAKACAPAGITVLDVSTNDTGPLTLRDNKIDVLLASTGGAAGSGSTGSNTMDAYTLHSGNGNNLSRYNNERVDGIIATLAVTSDPKELSRLLGEGGSILWTDMPTLPLYRQQRTVVTSKDMYAVSSNPTRWGAGWNMDRWVLER, encoded by the coding sequence ATGATCACGGCCTGGACTCGGCGTGCGGGTGCACTGGCCGCTGCCCTCGTGGTCGGCGCCGCGGGTCTGTCGGCGTGTTCACGCGGCCCGGCCGACAGCATCGACTTCGCCGTGGACGGCCTGCTGACGACCTACAACACCAACACCGTCGCCGGCGCCGCATCCGGTGGCCCGCAGGCATTCGCGCGGGTGCTGACCGGCTTCAACTACCACGGTCCCGATGGCCAGATCGTCGGCGACCACGACTTCGGCCAGATCTCCGTCGTGGGTCGGGCGCCGCTGATCCTCGACTACGAGATCAACGCCAACGCGGTGTACTCCGACGGCAAGCCCATCACGTGCGACGACATGGTGCTGGCCTGGGCCGCGCAGTCGGGCCGGTTCCCCGTCTTCGACGCTGCCAGCCGAGCCGGGTATGTCGACATCGCATCCGTCGACTGCACGCCGGGGCAGAAAAAGGCGCGGGTCTCGTTCGCACAGGACCGCGCGTTCGTCGACTACGGCCAGCTTTTCGATGCGACGTCGATGATGCCGTCGCACGTGATCGCCGACGCGCTCGGCCTCGGCGACGGCGGGGTCGCCACCGCGATCGCCAATAACGACGGTCCGACGGTCGAACGCATCGCGCAGCTGTGGAACACCACGTGGACCCTGAAGCCGGACCTCGACCTCAAGAAGTTCCCGTCGTCGGGCCCGTACAAGCTCGACTCCGTGACCCCCGACGGCGCCGTCGTGCTCGTCGCCAACGACAAATGGTGGGGCGCCCCGCCCGTCACCGCCAGGGTCACCGTGTGGCCGCGCGGCGCCGACATCCAGGACCGCATCAACCAGGGGGCCTACGACGTCGTCGACATCGCCGCCGGTTCGTCGGGCACGCTGAACCTGCCCGACAACTACGTCCGGACCGATTCGCCGTCCGCGGGCATCGAGCAGCTCATCTTCGCCTCGGCGGGCCCGATGTCCCAGACGCCGGAGCGCCGCGCCCTTGCGCAGTGCACACCGCGCGACGTGATCGCCCGCAACGCGTCGGTGCCGATCGCCAACTCGCGCCTCAACCCCGTCAGCGAGGACGCCTATAGTGCGGCCGAAAGTGCCGCCGAGGGCCGGCAGTTCAGCGTCGCCAACCCCGACGCCGCGCGCGCCGCGATCAACGGGCGGCCCCTGACCGTCCGGATCGGCTACCAGAGCCCCAACGCCAGGCTTGCGGCGACGGTCGGCGCGATCGCCAAGGCCTGTGCGCCCGCGGGTATCACGGTGCTCGACGTCTCGACCAACGACACCGGCCCATTGACGTTGCGCGACAACAAGATCGACGTGCTGCTCGCCAGCACGGGCGGCGCTGCCGGCAGCGGGTCGACCGGCTCCAACACGATGGACGCCTACACCCTGCATTCCGGCAACGGCAACAACCTGTCCCGCTACAACAACGAGCGTGTCGACGGCATCATCGCCACGCTGGCGGTCACGTCCGACCCCAAGGAATTGTCTCGGCTGCTCGGTGAGGGCGGATCGATCCTGTGGACTGACATGCCGACCCTTCCGCTTTATCGTCAGCAGCGGACCGTGGTGACGTCGAAGGACATGTACGCGGTGAGTAGCAATCCGACTCGATGGGGTGCGGGATGGAACATGGATCGCTGGGTGCTGGAGCGGTGA
- the hisS gene encoding histidine--tRNA ligase: MSEFQAPKGVPDYLPPDSAQFVGVRDGLLDVARRAGYGDIELPIFEDTALFARGVGESTDVVSKEMYTFADRGDRSVTLRPEGTAGVMRAVIEHGLDRGPLPVKLCYAGPFFRYERPQAGRYRQLQQVGVEAIGVDDPALDAEVIAVADAGFRSLGLDGFRLEITSLGDDTCRPQYRELLQDFLFKLDLDEETRRRAEINPLRVLDDKRPKVREMTADAPVMLDHLSDVAKQHFDTVLAHLDALGVPYVINPRMVRGLDYYTKTTFEFVHDGLGAQSGIGGGGRYDGLMRQLGGKDLSGIGFGLGVDRTLLALKAEGKSVGGTSRVDVYGVPLGEQAKLTLAVLAARLRAAGVRVDLSYGDRGIKGSMRAADRSGASIALVAGDRDIEAGTVGVKSLATGEQVDVPVDDVLNVILTRLSRV, encoded by the coding sequence GTGAGTGAATTTCAGGCGCCGAAGGGCGTCCCGGACTACCTGCCGCCCGACTCGGCGCAGTTCGTCGGCGTCCGCGACGGACTGCTGGACGTGGCCCGCCGCGCCGGCTACGGCGATATCGAACTGCCCATCTTCGAAGACACCGCGCTGTTCGCGCGCGGCGTGGGGGAGTCCACCGATGTGGTCTCCAAGGAGATGTACACCTTCGCCGACCGCGGCGACCGCTCGGTGACGCTGCGCCCGGAGGGCACCGCGGGGGTGATGCGCGCGGTGATAGAGCACGGCCTCGACCGTGGGCCGCTGCCGGTCAAGCTCTGTTACGCCGGACCGTTCTTCCGCTACGAGCGCCCGCAGGCGGGCCGCTACCGTCAGCTGCAGCAGGTCGGTGTCGAGGCCATCGGCGTCGACGACCCCGCCCTGGACGCCGAGGTGATCGCCGTCGCAGACGCGGGTTTCCGCTCGCTCGGGCTAGACGGGTTCCGGCTCGAGATCACCTCGCTCGGCGACGACACCTGCCGCCCGCAGTACCGGGAGCTGTTGCAGGACTTCCTGTTCAAGTTGGATCTTGACGAAGAGACCCGGCGCCGCGCCGAGATCAACCCGCTGCGGGTACTCGACGACAAGCGGCCCAAGGTGCGGGAGATGACCGCCGACGCGCCCGTCATGCTCGATCACCTCTCCGATGTCGCCAAGCAGCACTTCGACACCGTCCTGGCGCATCTGGACGCGCTCGGCGTGCCCTACGTCATCAACCCTCGGATGGTGCGCGGGCTCGACTACTACACGAAGACCACCTTCGAATTCGTCCACGACGGGCTCGGTGCACAGTCGGGCATCGGCGGCGGCGGCCGCTACGACGGCCTGATGCGCCAACTCGGTGGAAAGGACCTGTCCGGCATCGGCTTCGGACTCGGTGTCGACCGGACGCTGCTCGCGCTCAAGGCCGAGGGTAAGTCGGTCGGCGGCACGTCGCGCGTCGACGTGTACGGCGTGCCGCTGGGTGAGCAGGCCAAGCTCACACTGGCGGTGCTGGCCGCGCGGTTGCGCGCCGCAGGGGTGCGCGTCGATCTGTCGTACGGCGACCGCGGCATCAAGGGGTCGATGCGGGCGGCAGACCGATCGGGCGCATCGATAGCCCTGGTTGCCGGGGACCGCGACATCGAGGCGGGGACGGTGGGGGTCAAGAGCCTCGCGACAGGCGAACAGGTCGATGTACCCGTCGATGACGTGCTTAACGTCATCCTCACCCGCCTGAGCCGGGTCTGA
- a CDS encoding DUF4333 domain-containing protein, with protein MRTALMVTLTAVALLIAGCGSTIKPEGAAQSVVDLVKKQTGFEPKDVKCPEGVEAKVNVTFECKFTGPEGTEYTADMKITKVEGDDVEFYIETKPSS; from the coding sequence ATGCGCACTGCACTCATGGTCACTCTGACTGCCGTGGCCCTGCTGATCGCGGGTTGCGGCTCGACCATCAAGCCCGAGGGCGCCGCGCAATCCGTCGTCGATCTGGTGAAGAAGCAAACAGGTTTCGAACCCAAGGACGTGAAGTGCCCCGAGGGTGTCGAAGCCAAAGTGAACGTGACGTTCGAGTGCAAGTTTACCGGCCCCGAGGGCACGGAGTACACCGCCGACATGAAGATCACCAAGGTCGAGGGTGATGACGTCGAGTTCTACATCGAGACGAAGCCCAGCAGCTAG
- a CDS encoding peptidylprolyl isomerase, whose translation MTSPPPPYGAYPPPYGEYPPSYEYPQPPTAYPPPKSTNTLAVLALVCAFVFAPLGIVFGHISMSQIKKTGEEGHGMALAGLIIGYVITALSILVVVLSLLFLIAVGRTLESLDGMVPDTTYTAEPTPGVNADPLPDFKPPATLGSNCQYPATTEPASKPAKPPRTGRVPTTPALVSASIMTNRGGIGLQLDNAKAPCTVNNFASLAQQGFYDDTTCHRLTTGPSLGVLQCGDPSGTGTGGPGYRFPNEYPTNQFRLSDPALQTPLLYPRGTLAMANSGLGTNGSQFFLVYEDSMLPPTYTVFGTIDNTGLTTLDKIAAAGTADGSDDGKPKQSVTIESVRLD comes from the coding sequence GTGACGAGCCCGCCCCCTCCGTACGGCGCGTACCCTCCGCCATACGGCGAGTACCCGCCGTCGTACGAGTATCCGCAGCCACCCACCGCGTATCCGCCGCCGAAGTCGACGAACACACTCGCCGTCCTGGCGCTGGTGTGCGCGTTCGTGTTCGCGCCCCTGGGGATCGTGTTCGGCCACATCTCCATGTCGCAGATCAAGAAGACCGGCGAGGAGGGCCACGGGATGGCCCTGGCCGGCCTGATCATCGGTTATGTGATCACGGCGCTGTCCATCCTGGTGGTGGTGCTGAGCCTGCTGTTCCTCATCGCCGTGGGCCGCACCCTGGAGAGCCTCGACGGGATGGTCCCCGACACCACGTACACGGCCGAGCCGACACCCGGGGTCAACGCCGACCCGCTGCCCGACTTCAAGCCGCCCGCCACGCTCGGGTCCAACTGCCAATACCCAGCGACGACGGAGCCGGCGAGCAAGCCCGCCAAGCCCCCGCGCACCGGTCGGGTGCCCACGACGCCCGCGCTGGTCAGCGCCAGCATCATGACCAACCGCGGCGGGATCGGTCTGCAGCTGGACAATGCCAAGGCACCGTGCACGGTGAACAACTTCGCCAGCCTGGCGCAGCAGGGCTTCTACGACGACACGACGTGTCACCGGCTGACCACCGGCCCGTCGCTCGGGGTGCTGCAATGCGGCGATCCGAGCGGAACCGGCACGGGCGGGCCAGGTTACCGGTTCCCAAATGAATACCCCACCAACCAGTTTCGGTTGTCCGACCCGGCGCTGCAGACGCCGCTGTTGTATCCGCGCGGCACGCTGGCGATGGCGAACTCCGGCCTCGGCACGAACGGCAGTCAGTTCTTCCTGGTCTACGAGGACTCGATGCTGCCGCCGACGTACACCGTCTTCGGCACCATCGACAACACCGGGTTGACCACGCTGGACAAGATCGCCGCGGCAGGTACGGCCGACGGCAGCGACGACGGCAAGCCCAAGCAGAGTGTGACGATCGAGTCGGTGCGCCTGGACTAG
- a CDS encoding peptidylprolyl isomerase codes for MPTNEQRRATAKRKLERQLERRAARERKRRIITIVGSAVAAVIVVAAVVAVVLTRDKSDTTNTAATDNPTTTTAAPAEGGLPAFVAPAGLGDNCQYPASAGKASKPVKPPRTGKVPTEPAQVSASMETNQGDIGLMLDNGKSPCTVNSFASLANQGFFNDTTCHRLTTSESLSVLQCGDPTGQGTGGPGYQFPNEYPTNQYQPDDPKLQEPVVYPRGTLAMANAGPGTNGSQFFLVYNDSKLPPNYTVFGTIDETGLATLDKIAAAGTANGAEDGKPKSEVKITSLLLDP; via the coding sequence GTGCCGACCAACGAACAACGGCGGGCGACAGCGAAGCGCAAACTCGAGCGGCAGCTGGAGCGCCGGGCGGCCAGGGAGCGCAAGCGTCGCATCATCACCATCGTCGGATCCGCCGTGGCCGCCGTCATCGTCGTCGCCGCGGTCGTCGCCGTCGTCCTGACCAGGGACAAATCGGACACGACGAACACCGCCGCCACCGACAACCCCACCACGACCACCGCCGCGCCTGCGGAGGGCGGCCTGCCCGCGTTCGTCGCACCCGCGGGCCTTGGTGACAACTGCCAGTACCCCGCCTCGGCCGGCAAGGCCAGCAAGCCCGTCAAGCCACCGCGGACGGGCAAGGTGCCGACCGAACCCGCGCAGGTCAGCGCCAGCATGGAGACCAACCAGGGCGATATCGGCCTGATGCTGGACAACGGCAAGTCGCCGTGCACCGTCAACAGCTTCGCCAGCCTGGCGAATCAGGGCTTCTTCAACGACACCACCTGCCACCGGCTGACCACCTCGGAGTCCCTGTCGGTGCTGCAGTGCGGCGATCCGACCGGCCAGGGCACCGGCGGTCCCGGCTACCAGTTCCCGAACGAATATCCGACGAACCAGTACCAGCCCGACGACCCCAAGCTGCAGGAGCCGGTGGTGTACCCGCGCGGCACGCTGGCGATGGCCAATGCCGGGCCGGGCACCAACGGCAGCCAGTTCTTCCTGGTGTACAACGACTCGAAACTGCCGCCCAACTACACGGTGTTCGGCACCATCGACGAGACCGGACTGGCGACGTTGGACAAGATCGCGGCGGCGGGCACGGCCAACGGCGCCGAGGACGGTAAGCCGAAGTCCGAGGTCAAGATCACGTCGTTGCTGCTGGATCCGTGA
- a CDS encoding adenine phosphoribosyltransferase, whose amino-acid sequence MEHGSLGAGAVSDGAATAGKDIATLVASLMRDVPDFPEPGIQFKDLTPLLADAHGLAKVTDALAETAQDADLVAGIDARGFLLGAAVALRLGTGVLAVRKGGKLPPPVHSETYQLEYGSATLELPAEGIELAGRRIVIIDDVLATGGTVAATEKLLRHCGARVEHAAVVLELTGLKGREVLEPLPVTSLLTI is encoded by the coding sequence ATGGAACATGGATCGCTGGGTGCTGGAGCGGTGAGCGACGGCGCGGCGACAGCCGGTAAGGACATCGCGACGCTCGTCGCCTCGTTGATGCGCGATGTGCCCGATTTCCCCGAACCCGGAATTCAGTTCAAGGATCTGACACCGCTGCTGGCCGACGCACACGGTCTGGCAAAAGTCACCGATGCGCTCGCCGAGACGGCACAGGACGCCGACCTGGTGGCGGGCATCGATGCGCGCGGCTTTCTGCTCGGCGCGGCGGTGGCGCTGCGGCTGGGCACCGGCGTGCTGGCGGTCCGCAAGGGCGGCAAGCTGCCGCCGCCGGTGCACAGCGAGACCTATCAGCTCGAGTATGGCTCGGCCACGTTGGAGCTACCGGCCGAAGGCATCGAGCTCGCCGGACGCCGGATCGTCATCATCGACGACGTGCTCGCGACCGGCGGGACCGTCGCCGCCACGGAGAAGCTGCTGCGGCACTGCGGAGCGAGGGTCGAGCACGCAGCGGTTGTGCTGGAGCTCACGGGACTCAAAGGTCGCGAGGTCCTCGAACCGCTACCGGTGACATCCCTGCTCACCATCTGA